Proteins found in one Vallitalea guaymasensis genomic segment:
- a CDS encoding carbohydrate ABC transporter permease codes for MKRVNEFLYDDIGNAYERKNLYLKEIATLYNEYDETKDKSLLKKISKLKQNKKQHPYVIELDKYIEKEKIFNKELKGKERKYIDNLPKNLSHKMKRLKINLFLSEQRKDFYKDYVDISYEANYKYEKSLIEIDQLPSIIEHLEINEDELKKAKLSKKNINPSEQSKSKAELKAYITEQKKILDNNIEKLKTKRKHRQISKKALNEGIKELKIQSKENINVKSYEIPLKNAKELIKNKKFEINNNSKRKRMVLNANISDLRRKMPTEVENNVPYKGFLTFLLPGVGQLLNKQYIKGMLFFIISLFIYAVAIPYALGFGNYQGNGIAGLVSLAQGGRKIDKSLIFMIEGIIAIFMIVIGIILMYVSFKDVHHVEKDKIKGIRPKNWFETKTSISEDGFPYIASLPALLVTIFIVLVPITTAILLSFTGMDPKHQSKFTWIGLSNYKLIALGEGIAGSAFWLILGWTLVWTAVATTLAILIGFFLAILVNNERIKGKVIFRSIYLLPWAVPAFITIMFFSIMFSPNGAITEIISSIFGRQIVVKNDPNLSRIALILMQAWLGSSYIFLLSTGVLQAIPGDLYEAARIDGATAWQKLKRITLPIVLFQTAPLLVGQYTFNFNNFSIIYLFNSGGPFNPSKYGNLAGTTDLLISYIFKLTTENQYQSIGAAITVVISLGLMLFAFIGFKNSKAFKEEKL; via the coding sequence TTGAAAAGAGTAAATGAATTTTTGTACGATGATATTGGGAATGCTTATGAAAGAAAGAATCTATATCTAAAAGAAATCGCTACACTATATAATGAATACGACGAAACAAAAGATAAAAGCTTACTGAAGAAAATAAGCAAACTGAAGCAAAACAAAAAACAGCATCCATATGTAATAGAATTGGATAAATATATTGAGAAAGAAAAAATATTTAATAAAGAACTAAAAGGAAAAGAAAGAAAGTACATAGACAATCTACCAAAGAATCTTTCACATAAAATGAAAAGACTGAAGATAAATCTATTTTTAAGTGAGCAGAGGAAAGATTTTTATAAAGATTATGTTGATATCAGTTATGAAGCAAATTATAAATATGAAAAATCTCTTATTGAAATAGATCAATTACCATCTATCATAGAGCATCTAGAAATAAATGAAGATGAGTTGAAAAAAGCGAAGCTCAGTAAAAAGAACATTAATCCCAGTGAGCAAAGCAAATCAAAAGCTGAACTGAAGGCTTATATTACTGAGCAAAAGAAAATATTAGATAATAATATTGAAAAATTGAAAACAAAAAGAAAACATAGACAGATTTCAAAAAAAGCATTGAACGAAGGAATTAAAGAACTCAAAATACAATCCAAAGAAAATATCAATGTAAAATCTTATGAAATTCCTCTTAAGAATGCTAAGGAATTAATTAAGAACAAGAAATTTGAGATTAACAATAATTCTAAAAGAAAAAGAATGGTGTTAAATGCCAACATATCAGATTTGAGGCGAAAAATGCCAACTGAAGTGGAAAATAATGTTCCGTATAAAGGCTTTTTAACTTTTTTACTCCCAGGTGTTGGACAGTTACTTAATAAGCAGTATATAAAGGGAATGTTATTTTTTATTATAAGTCTTTTTATATATGCTGTTGCCATACCTTATGCATTAGGTTTCGGCAATTATCAAGGTAATGGAATAGCTGGACTTGTGTCTCTTGCACAGGGAGGTAGAAAAATAGATAAATCCCTGATATTCATGATTGAGGGTATCATTGCAATATTTATGATAGTCATTGGGATTATATTGATGTATGTATCTTTTAAAGATGTACATCATGTGGAAAAAGATAAAATAAAGGGAATTCGTCCTAAAAACTGGTTTGAAACCAAAACAAGCATTTCAGAAGATGGATTTCCATATATAGCATCACTTCCTGCTCTATTGGTCACTATATTTATTGTTTTAGTACCTATAACAACTGCTATATTACTTTCATTTACAGGGATGGATCCAAAACATCAATCAAAATTTACTTGGATAGGTCTTAGTAATTATAAGTTAATAGCTTTGGGAGAAGGAATTGCCGGTTCAGCATTCTGGTTAATATTAGGCTGGACTCTAGTTTGGACAGCAGTTGCAACTACGTTAGCGATTTTAATTGGATTTTTCTTAGCAATTCTAGTCAATAACGAAAGAATCAAGGGTAAGGTAATCTTTAGATCAATTTATCTATTACCTTGGGCAGTACCTGCATTTATTACCATAATGTTTTTCAGCATCATGTTTTCACCAAATGGAGCTATAACGGAGATAATATCTTCTATTTTTGGAAGACAGATTGTAGTTAAAAACGATCCTAATCTATCACGTATTGCACTTATTTTGATGCAAGCCTGGTTAGGTAGTTCATATATATTTTTACTGTCTACAGGTGTATTACAAGCTATACCAGGAGATTTGTATGAAGCCGCTAGGATAGATGGTGCCACAGCTTGGCAGAAATTGAAACGTATAACACTACCAATAGTCCTTTTTCAAACAGCACCATTACTAGTAGGACAGTATACTTTTAATTTCAATAACTTTTCTATAATTTATTTATTTAACAGCGGTGGACCTTTTAATCCAAGTAAATATGGTAACCTAGCTGGAACAACGGATTTACTTATTTCTTATATATTTAAGTTAACAACAGAAAATCAATATCAATCTATTGGAGCAGCGATAACAGTTGTCATATCTTTAGGGTTAATGCTATTTGCCTTTATTGGTTTCAAGAACTCTAAAGCTTTCAAAGAGGAGAAATTGTAA